The following proteins come from a genomic window of Larimichthys crocea isolate SSNF chromosome XV, L_crocea_2.0, whole genome shotgun sequence:
- the pa2g4b gene encoding proliferation-associated protein 2G4: protein MSGDDETQEQTIADDLVVTKYKMGAEIANQAMKTTVGAAMAGVSVLSLCEKGDAFIMAETGKIFKKEKDMKKGIAFPTCVSVNNCVCHHSPLKSDPDVILKDGDLVKIDLGVHVDGFISNVAHSFIVGVTKDNPLTGRKADVLKAAHLCAEAALRLVKPGNQNTQVTEAWNKIAKSFKCSPIEGMLSHQLKQHIIDGEKTIIQNPTDQQKKDHEKAEFEVHEVYAVDVLISTGEGKAKDGGQRTTVYKRDPNKVYGLKMKTSRTFFSEMERRFDTMPFTLRAFEDEGKARLGVMECAKHELLQPFNVLNEKEGEFVAQFKFTVLLMANGPLRITNSLFEPELYKSEHEVEDPELKALLQSSASRKTQKKKKKKASKTVESATGQAMETEAAE, encoded by the exons ATGTCTGGAGATGACGAGACGCAGGAGCAGACCATCGCCGATGACTTGGTGGTCACCAAGTATAAAATGGGGGCCGAGATTGCGAATC AGGCTATGAAGACGACAGTCGGTGCAGCTATGGCTGGAGTCTCCGTGCTCAGCCTGTGTGAAAAGGGAGATGCCTTCATCATGGCAGAAACTGGGAAAATCTTCAAGAAGGAAAAAGACATGAAGAAAG gTATCGCTTTTCCTACTTGTGTGTCAGTTAACAACTGCGTATGTCATCACTCCCCTCTGAAGAGTGACCCTGATGTCATACTGAAGGATGGGGACCTTGTCAAAAT tgatCTGGGTGTGCACGTTGATGGCTTCATCTCAAATGTGGCTCACAGCTTCATCGTTGGAGTGACCAAG GACAACCCACTGACAGGGCGGAAGGCTGACGTTCTCAAAGCAGCTCACCTCTGTGCTGAGGCTGCTCTGCGGCTTGTCAAGCCAGGAAACCAG AACACACAGGTCACAGAAGCCTGGAACAAGATTGCAAAGTCATTCAAGTGCTCCCCTATTGAGG GCATGCTGTCCCACCAGCTCAAACAACACATCATTGATGGGGAGAAAACTATCATCCAAAACCCAACGGACCAGCAAAA AAAGGACCATGAGAAAGCTGAGTTTGAGGTGCATGAGGTATATGCAGTGGATGTGCTTATCAGCACCGGAGAGGGGAAG GCAAAAGATGGAGGTCAGAGGACCACCGTTTACAAACGAGACCCCAACAAGGTGTACGGCCTGAAGATGAAGACCTCTCGGACATTCTTCAGTGAGATGGAGAGACGCTTCGATACGATGCCTTTCACTCTGAG AGCATTTGAAGATGAAGGCAAGGCCAGGTTGGGCGTGATGGAGTGCGCTAAAcatgagctgctgcagccattCAACGTGCTGAATGAGAAAGAGG GTGAATTTGTCGCCCAGTTCAAGTTCACCGTGCTTCTCATGGCCAATGGACCTCTGCGAATCACAAACAGCCTCTTTGAACCTGAACTCTACAAGTCTGAGCATGAAGTGGAGGACCCAGAGCTGAAG GCTTTGCTGCAGAGCTCAGCCAGCCGCAAgactcagaagaagaagaaaaagaag gcCTCAAAGACCGTTGAGAGTGCAACAGGACAGGCAATGGAGACTGAAGCTGCAGAATAG